One Sphingomonas sp. LHG3406-1 genomic window carries:
- a CDS encoding cytochrome c family protein, whose protein sequence is MQDNNNTIAGWVLFAGIVALGGTLVAGSYFAAERPEKMGYPIEGVVEEGAGGAEAEQPIEFYLASADVAKGAEVFKKCQACHTVDQGGANGLGPNLWATYGKPHGHVAGFAYSDALKGVPGNWDWKGMSDWLANPKAYAPGTKMTFAGLSNPVDRANVMAFLNSKSDAPLPLPAAPVASTPGAAEDKAASEADDAGGQKAENEPVLTEQEALKGGTANIRGEGAPKVTAPGTTAAPAPKQ, encoded by the coding sequence ATGCAGGACAATAACAACACCATCGCCGGCTGGGTGCTGTTCGCCGGAATCGTCGCGCTTGGCGGCACCCTGGTCGCAGGCAGCTATTTCGCGGCCGAGCGGCCGGAGAAGATGGGCTATCCGATCGAGGGCGTGGTCGAGGAAGGCGCCGGCGGCGCCGAGGCTGAGCAGCCGATCGAATTCTACCTTGCCAGCGCTGACGTCGCCAAGGGCGCGGAAGTGTTCAAGAAGTGCCAGGCCTGCCACACGGTGGACCAGGGCGGCGCCAACGGACTCGGCCCGAACCTGTGGGCGACCTATGGCAAGCCGCACGGCCATGTCGCCGGATTTGCTTATTCGGACGCGCTGAAGGGCGTTCCGGGCAACTGGGACTGGAAGGGCATGAGCGACTGGCTTGCCAATCCCAAGGCCTACGCGCCGGGCACCAAGATGACCTTCGCCGGTCTCAGCAACCCGGTCGATCGCGCCAACGTCATGGCCTTCCTCAATTCGAAGAGCGATGCGCCGCTGCCGCTTCCGGCGGCTCCGGTCGCCTCGACCCCGGGTGCAGCCGAGGACAAGGCCGCGTCGGAAGCCGACGATGCCGGTGGCCAGAAGGCCGAGAACGAGCCGGTGCTGACCGAGCAGGAAGCGCTGAAGGGCGGCACCGCCAACATCCGCGGCGAGGGCGCTCCGAAGGTGACCGCGCCCGGCACCACCGCGGCTCCGGCGCCCAAGCAGTAA
- a CDS encoding peptide chain release factor 3 — translation MERRTFAIISHPDAGKTTLTESLLHAAGAVHEAGEVKARGDRRRARSDWMKIEQQRGISVTSSVMTFQRGNILFNLLDTPGHQDFSEDTYRTLTAVDCAIMVIDAGKGIEPQTRKLFEVCRIRNVPIVTFVNKVDREGLSPFELLDEIAEVLQLDVSPQNWPTGIGGLFHGLYDLRRSALLVADRSDGVVPGRWVQAAGIDDPAIAGAIPADASASLGEDGGLALASYPAFDLAAFRSGDLTPVVFGSALRGFGIEQLLDILADDGPPPQPQPAKPAPISPDEPRLTGFVFKVQANMDPNHRDRVAFVRICSGKLTRGMKVLNSRGGKALALHNPITFFARDRELAHGAVAGDIVGIPNHGTLRVGDTLTERGDVTFTGLPDFAPEILRRVRLGDPLKVKQMRRGLEDLAEEGVIRLFKPALGSAWIVGVIGELQLDVLQTRLEQEYGAALEFEPSPYEVARWVRSDDPAQLKKLMEQLRSNMAEDQDGVPVLLMRNAWEFGRFQQDWPGITFSAVRERN, via the coding sequence CTGGAGCGCCGCACCTTTGCGATCATCTCGCACCCGGATGCCGGCAAGACGACGCTGACCGAAAGCCTGCTGCATGCCGCCGGCGCCGTCCACGAGGCGGGCGAGGTGAAGGCGCGCGGCGATCGCCGGCGGGCGCGCTCCGACTGGATGAAGATCGAGCAGCAGCGCGGCATTTCGGTGACCAGCTCGGTCATGACCTTCCAGCGCGGCAACATCCTGTTCAACCTGCTCGACACCCCCGGGCACCAGGACTTTTCGGAGGACACCTACCGCACGCTGACCGCGGTCGATTGCGCGATCATGGTGATCGACGCCGGCAAGGGGATCGAGCCGCAGACCCGCAAGTTGTTCGAGGTCTGCCGCATCCGCAACGTGCCGATCGTCACCTTCGTCAACAAGGTCGACCGCGAGGGCCTGAGCCCGTTCGAGCTGCTCGACGAGATCGCCGAGGTGCTGCAGCTGGACGTGTCCCCGCAGAACTGGCCGACCGGCATCGGCGGGCTGTTCCACGGCCTGTACGACCTCCGCCGCTCGGCCTTGCTGGTCGCCGACCGCAGCGACGGGGTGGTGCCCGGGCGCTGGGTGCAGGCGGCGGGGATCGACGATCCGGCCATTGCGGGCGCCATCCCGGCCGATGCGTCGGCGAGCCTCGGTGAGGATGGCGGGCTGGCGCTCGCTTCCTATCCCGCCTTCGATCTCGCTGCCTTCCGGTCGGGCGACCTGACGCCGGTCGTCTTCGGCAGCGCACTGCGCGGGTTCGGGATCGAGCAATTGCTCGACATCCTCGCCGACGACGGGCCGCCGCCGCAGCCGCAGCCGGCGAAGCCCGCCCCGATCAGCCCGGACGAGCCGCGGCTGACCGGCTTCGTGTTCAAGGTCCAGGCCAATATGGACCCCAACCATCGCGACCGGGTGGCGTTCGTGCGCATCTGCTCGGGCAAGCTGACGCGCGGCATGAAGGTGCTGAACAGCCGCGGCGGCAAGGCGCTGGCGCTGCACAATCCGATCACCTTCTTCGCCCGCGACCGCGAGCTGGCGCATGGCGCGGTGGCCGGCGACATCGTCGGCATCCCCAACCACGGCACCCTGCGGGTCGGCGACACGCTGACCGAGCGCGGCGACGTCACCTTCACCGGCCTGCCCGACTTCGCGCCCGAGATCCTCCGCCGCGTGCGGCTGGGCGACCCGCTCAAGGTCAAGCAGATGCGCCGCGGGCTGGAGGACTTGGCGGAAGAGGGCGTCATCCGCCTGTTCAAGCCGGCGCTGGGCTCGGCCTGGATTGTCGGGGTGATCGGCGAACTGCAGCTCGACGTGCTGCAGACCCGGCTCGAGCAGGAATATGGTGCCGCGCTGGAGTTCGAGCCCTCGCCCTACGAAGTGGCGCGCTGGGTCCGGTCCGATGATCCGGCGCAGCTCAAGAAACTGATGGAACAGCTGCGCTCGAACATGGCCGAGGACCAGGACGGCGTGCCGGTGCTGCTGATGCGCAATGCGTGGGAGTTCGGGCGTTTCCAGCAGGACTGGCCGGGTATCACCTTCAGCGCGGTGCGGGAGCGTAACTGA
- the nudC gene encoding NAD(+) diphosphatase, whose amino-acid sequence MPPDVFFSGPGLDRADAARGEPATLEAFARSPQARQLAWADGLPALDAGGRLCWEPVTEPALFLGLDGDTPCFSPIGAGGGDLRAQFGALAHLSAAEAPTFAAATSLASWHRRHGYCAACGQPSAIVRGGWSRQCGACGTEHYPRVDPVVIMLAEHDGRVLLGRQPRFPPHRYSALAGFVEVGESLEAAVARELFEEAGVRATNVRYVASQPWPFPSSLMIACLASVGDEALTIDHAELEDARWFSRDAVAAAMAGDADASFIAPPPFAIAHSLLACWLAA is encoded by the coding sequence TTGCCGCCTGACGTCTTCTTCTCCGGACCCGGGCTCGACCGGGCGGACGCAGCGCGGGGCGAGCCGGCGACCCTCGAAGCCTTCGCCCGGTCGCCACAGGCGCGGCAACTCGCCTGGGCGGACGGGCTGCCGGCGCTGGACGCCGGCGGGCGCCTCTGCTGGGAGCCGGTGACCGAGCCCGCATTGTTCCTCGGGCTCGACGGCGACACGCCCTGCTTTTCGCCAATCGGGGCCGGCGGCGGCGACCTTCGCGCCCAGTTCGGCGCGCTCGCCCACCTGTCGGCGGCGGAAGCGCCGACTTTCGCGGCCGCCACCAGCCTTGCCTCCTGGCACCGCCGTCACGGCTATTGCGCGGCCTGCGGCCAGCCGAGCGCGATCGTCCGCGGGGGCTGGTCGCGCCAGTGCGGCGCCTGCGGGACCGAACATTATCCGCGGGTCGATCCGGTAGTCATCATGCTTGCCGAGCATGACGGGCGGGTGCTGCTCGGCCGCCAGCCGCGCTTTCCGCCGCACCGCTATTCGGCGCTGGCGGGGTTCGTCGAGGTCGGCGAGAGCCTGGAGGCGGCGGTCGCGCGCGAGCTGTTCGAGGAAGCGGGCGTGCGCGCGACGAACGTCCGCTATGTCGCAAGCCAGCCCTGGCCTTTCCCGTCGTCGCTGATGATCGCCTGCCTGGCGAGCGTCGGAGACGAGGCGCTGACGATCGATCATGCCGAGCTGGAGGATGCCCGCTGGTTCTCCCGCGACGCGGTCGCTGCGGCGATGGCGGGCGATGCGGACGCGAGCTTCATCGCGCCGCCTCCCTTCGCCATCGCGCACAGCCTCCTGGCCTGCTGGCTGGCCGCTTGA
- a CDS encoding LOG family protein, which translates to MTDPIPPKRIFPDAKVDAQAAKQIRTSAQTEDPAYRLAFQDNDFLLRQDLRPVRFQLELLKPELLLDEQQIGSTFVFYGSARVPEPAKAEAQLNAARTDEERVIAERLVAKSHYYDVARELARLVSKTDRDDEGKRHFVVCSGGGPSFMEAANRGAQDVGAESIGLNIVLPHEQLPNPYVTPSLSFQFHYFALRKMHFLLRARAVAVFPGGFGTFDEMFELLTLIQTGKVRPLPILLYGREFWNRVVDFEALVEEGVISERDLDLITWCETAEEGWAHVCDHYARQQAGRAA; encoded by the coding sequence ATGACTGATCCGATCCCTCCCAAGCGCATCTTTCCCGATGCCAAGGTCGACGCCCAGGCTGCCAAGCAGATCCGCACCAGCGCGCAGACCGAAGACCCGGCTTACCGGCTCGCCTTCCAGGACAATGACTTCCTGCTACGCCAGGACCTGCGGCCGGTCCGCTTCCAGCTCGAACTGCTGAAGCCCGAACTGCTGCTCGACGAACAGCAGATCGGCTCGACCTTCGTCTTCTACGGCTCGGCCCGCGTACCCGAACCGGCCAAGGCCGAAGCCCAGCTCAATGCCGCCCGCACCGACGAGGAGCGCGTGATCGCCGAGCGGCTGGTCGCCAAGTCGCATTATTACGACGTCGCCCGCGAACTCGCCCGGCTGGTCAGCAAGACCGACCGCGACGACGAGGGCAAGCGCCACTTCGTCGTCTGCTCGGGCGGCGGACCCTCGTTCATGGAGGCCGCCAACCGCGGCGCGCAGGACGTCGGGGCGGAATCGATCGGCCTCAACATCGTTCTCCCGCATGAGCAGCTTCCCAACCCCTACGTCACCCCGTCGCTCAGCTTCCAGTTCCACTATTTCGCGCTCCGGAAGATGCACTTCCTGCTGCGTGCGCGGGCGGTGGCGGTGTTCCCGGGCGGCTTCGGCACCTTCGACGAGATGTTCGAACTGCTGACCCTGATCCAGACCGGCAAGGTCCGTCCGCTCCCGATCCTGCTCTACGGGCGGGAGTTCTGGAACCGCGTCGTCGACTTCGAGGCGCTGGTCGAGGAAGGCGTGATCTCGGAGCGCGACCTCGACCTCATCACGTGGTGCGAGACGGCCGAGGAAGGCTGGGCGCACGTGTGCGACCATTATGCGCGGCAGCAGGCAGGACGGGCCGCCTGA